The Staphylococcus carnosus genome has a segment encoding these proteins:
- a CDS encoding pyridoxal phosphate-dependent decarboxylase family protein → MEFNENNIDLETIIKDEVNKYLTRDVGDLPATQQAPLELREKYEKMEVPNKGRDIYEVLKDLNNEVLNYLYRPNHPRSFSFIPGPASRLSWLGDILTTANNIHASNFANATLPINIERNLINYLAGKIGYKIKPAGGVFVSGGSMANLTAVVAARDSQVEMEDIKKATVYLTSQTHHSVGKALHVAGFLKKNIRRIDYNDDFTMNTDSLKTAIEKDIEEGYKPAIVIATAGTTNTGSVDDFTAIGDICDAYNLWLHVDGAYGLSHILSDDAQHLFKDINRSDSASWDAHKLLFQTYSCAMVIVKEKNHLLQSFGEDAEYLDDISSDDDVIDPEMLGIELTRPARALKLWITLQVIGEDEIIERIKYGERLAEYAEEYVKSLDNWRIISHSNLSIVNFRYDNSDLTEAQNNHLNSMAAQKIADSGYAIAYTTVLNNQRVIRLCTTNPLTTHDDIRETINRLYQYINGYEMKDA, encoded by the coding sequence ATGGAATTTAACGAAAACAATATCGACTTAGAAACGATTATCAAAGATGAAGTCAATAAATATTTGACTAGAGATGTTGGTGACTTACCTGCAACACAACAGGCACCTCTCGAATTAAGAGAGAAATATGAAAAAATGGAAGTCCCAAATAAAGGTCGAGACATCTATGAGGTGCTTAAAGATTTAAATAATGAAGTATTGAATTATTTATACCGTCCGAATCATCCTCGTTCATTCTCATTTATACCAGGACCTGCATCCCGTTTATCATGGCTAGGTGATATTTTAACTACTGCTAATAATATCCATGCCTCAAATTTTGCCAATGCTACTTTACCTATCAATATAGAACGTAATTTAATTAATTATCTAGCAGGCAAAATCGGATATAAAATTAAACCTGCTGGCGGTGTATTTGTATCTGGCGGTTCTATGGCAAATTTAACTGCGGTTGTAGCAGCTAGAGATTCGCAAGTAGAAATGGAAGATATTAAGAAAGCAACAGTATATTTAACTTCTCAAACCCATCATTCTGTTGGAAAAGCATTACATGTTGCAGGCTTTCTTAAAAAGAATATCCGCAGAATAGATTATAATGACGATTTCACAATGAATACAGACAGTTTAAAAACAGCAATTGAAAAGGATATTGAAGAAGGTTATAAACCTGCTATTGTTATTGCGACTGCAGGTACTACAAATACAGGTTCAGTAGATGACTTTACAGCAATTGGAGATATTTGTGATGCATACAATCTCTGGTTGCATGTAGATGGTGCTTATGGACTTTCACATATCTTATCAGATGATGCGCAACACTTATTCAAAGACATTAATCGTTCAGATAGCGCAAGTTGGGATGCTCATAAATTACTTTTCCAAACTTATAGTTGCGCGATGGTAATCGTAAAAGAAAAAAATCATCTACTTCAAAGTTTCGGGGAAGATGCTGAATACTTAGATGACATCTCCTCTGATGATGATGTAATTGATCCTGAAATGTTAGGTATTGAACTCACTCGTCCAGCACGTGCATTAAAATTATGGATTACACTTCAAGTGATTGGTGAAGATGAAATTATCGAACGTATTAAGTATGGGGAACGCTTAGCTGAATATGCCGAAGAATATGTAAAAAGTCTTGATAACTGGCGTATCATTTCCCATTCGAATCTTTCAATCGTTAACTTCAGATATGATAATAGCGATTTAACTGAAGCACAAAACAATCACCTTAATAGTATGGCTGCTCAAAAAATTGCTGATTCCGGCTATGCGATTGCCTATACGACAGTATTAAATAATCAACGTGTCATTCGTTTATGTACGACGAACCCATTAACTACACATGATGATATCAGAGAGACAATTAATCGACTTTATCAGTATATTAATGGTTATGAAATGAAAGATGCTTAA
- the pbp4 gene encoding penicillin-binding protein PBP4 — protein sequence MNKVLSIVFSFLLLWTLFITPNTYAQQTPTEIAKQHHQPLNTQYNPKSAYVITQQGQILYDYHGNQSIDPASTTKLMTVYLVLEAIEQGKIKPSDSVKITPSYEKLAQLPNLTTFPLKNKQTYTIDQLLKQAMLESSNAATLVLADKLSGDTSKFTDNMNAKAKELGMKHSHFTNPSGANNLLIQQFAPKAYKSETFSHSTAQDMTILSKAIIKNYPKVLQYSSLKTDQQYGKKLTNTNLSLPGSQDALNGAQGLKTGTSDNGYNLVLTTKRNNLRIDTTVMNVQPYPSETSKHARQKIANALTEDAYKHYEYRKVISKGEHELDGKTYDVKQDLYDVVPKDKNKYKLKIKNDKLQIDYPRQFLKGSHAPSVKVEHVAHWGKLLVGAATMIGGVLLVSAIIYIVVKRRN from the coding sequence TTGAACAAAGTTCTAAGCATTGTTTTTTCTTTTTTATTATTATGGACACTATTTATCACGCCAAATACATATGCACAACAGACCCCTACAGAAATTGCAAAACAACATCATCAACCCTTAAATACTCAATACAATCCTAAAAGTGCCTATGTGATTACACAACAAGGTCAGATACTTTATGATTATCATGGGAATCAAAGTATTGATCCTGCCTCTACAACAAAGTTAATGACGGTTTACTTAGTACTTGAAGCAATTGAACAAGGTAAAATTAAACCTTCTGACAGCGTTAAAATTACGCCAAGCTATGAAAAACTAGCTCAATTACCCAATCTCACTACATTTCCATTAAAAAATAAACAAACATATACAATTGACCAACTTCTTAAACAAGCAATGCTGGAATCGAGTAACGCTGCGACACTCGTCTTGGCTGATAAATTATCAGGTGATACCTCTAAATTTACGGATAATATGAATGCAAAAGCGAAAGAATTAGGTATGAAACATTCTCATTTTACAAATCCGAGCGGTGCTAATAACCTTTTAATTCAACAATTTGCACCTAAAGCTTATAAAAGCGAAACATTTTCTCACAGCACTGCACAGGATATGACAATACTTTCAAAAGCCATCATCAAGAATTATCCAAAAGTACTTCAATATTCTAGTTTGAAAACTGATCAACAATATGGAAAGAAATTAACGAACACTAACTTATCTCTTCCAGGTTCACAAGATGCGTTAAATGGTGCTCAAGGTTTAAAAACTGGTACTAGCGACAATGGTTATAACTTAGTTCTAACAACAAAGCGTAATAATTTGCGCATCGATACAACTGTAATGAACGTACAACCTTATCCAAGTGAAACATCAAAACATGCACGTCAAAAGATAGCAAATGCTTTAACTGAAGATGCATACAAACATTATGAATACCGTAAAGTTATCAGCAAAGGTGAACATGAATTAGATGGAAAAACGTATGACGTAAAACAAGATTTATATGATGTTGTTCCAAAGGATAAAAATAAATACAAATTAAAAATTAAAAATGATAAACTGCAAATTGATTATCCACGTCAATTCTTAAAAGGCTCTCATGCGCCAAGTGTTAAAGTTGAACATGTTGCGCATTGGGGGAAATTATTAGTAGGTGCCGCCACAATGATTGGCGGTGTTTTGTTAGTCTCTGCTATCATTTATATTGTAGTAAAACGTCGTAATTAA
- a CDS encoding trypsin-like serine protease, with translation MAEKSKLEKLLYSSVFALMIVGVLLIFQNVQAHAAEVAPKVNPVSNQKVNQGQASTIKPTSQTNTVNKANETKANYNNAPTTQSNQVKINHNNQAAAQNKQNSVPVSKVEKTNAAPTKNTVVPSNKVQAKPQIKANQNIQTAPKVIQNKQPQKTIKAVNNKTKSVSQPIKKKNTAAATKPNNTSKVVTQKTSLKKPNTSVKSTKANTKKVQPTKKVTVNKKQPAPVNKKKVKQTAKPKQSKVIKATPKAVKNKKTKSASTKKVQFLAATTKSQPVKKTTVTVTSKTKATPKPTPKVAPKPTTSNYYNQAPKRWPSNIPGSENVRDFGQTTYASGINDALKIMKASGNKGVTIGHTTAKEANIATVFNWNPTTKKLTYGTGTAIGKHTILTANHVVNDQQAHKPMSPSKTQNLKIDLLREGSKVARIVDVTGVKMMQYGDVALLYTNEDLSKYMTIRKIAPESAITNIKANTPIRLYHYGLPSGNFKNDPMGTMYHSKGKYSMMARNVNPIGYYQMMAEPGSSGGAILNSKNEVLGVHAFRIASGDYQKYNLNTMAELRGKLRKEVIQNIK, from the coding sequence ATGGCTGAAAAATCAAAGTTAGAAAAACTTCTTTATAGCAGTGTTTTTGCATTAATGATTGTAGGGGTATTATTAATTTTTCAAAATGTACAAGCACATGCTGCAGAAGTGGCTCCAAAGGTTAACCCAGTATCCAATCAAAAAGTAAATCAGGGACAAGCAAGTACCATCAAACCAACAAGTCAGACAAATACAGTAAACAAAGCAAATGAAACTAAAGCAAATTACAATAATGCGCCGACAACACAATCTAATCAAGTAAAGATTAATCATAATAATCAAGCGGCCGCACAGAATAAACAAAATTCAGTGCCAGTCAGCAAAGTGGAAAAAACGAATGCAGCTCCCACTAAAAACACTGTTGTTCCAAGTAATAAAGTACAAGCAAAGCCTCAAATTAAAGCTAATCAAAATATCCAAACTGCTCCAAAAGTAATTCAAAACAAGCAACCTCAAAAAACAATTAAGGCTGTAAATAACAAAACTAAATCAGTTTCACAACCGATTAAAAAGAAAAATACTGCTGCAGCAACAAAACCAAATAATACAAGTAAAGTTGTCACTCAGAAAACAAGTCTTAAAAAGCCGAATACGTCAGTTAAATCAACAAAAGCTAATACGAAAAAGGTTCAACCAACTAAGAAAGTAACAGTAAATAAAAAGCAACCAGCACCAGTTAATAAGAAAAAAGTAAAACAGACAGCTAAACCAAAACAAAGTAAGGTTATTAAAGCAACACCAAAAGCTGTAAAAAATAAGAAAACAAAATCTGCATCAACTAAGAAAGTTCAATTTTTAGCAGCAACTACAAAAAGTCAACCTGTCAAAAAAACAACCGTTACAGTAACGAGCAAAACTAAAGCTACACCTAAACCAACTCCAAAAGTTGCGCCGAAACCAACAACGAGCAATTATTATAATCAAGCACCGAAACGATGGCCTTCTAATATTCCTGGAAGTGAAAATGTCCGTGATTTCGGTCAAACTACTTATGCTTCTGGTATTAATGATGCCTTAAAAATTATGAAGGCTTCTGGTAATAAAGGTGTGACGATTGGACATACAACAGCTAAAGAAGCTAATATTGCGACGGTATTTAATTGGAACCCGACTACTAAAAAGCTTACTTATGGTACAGGTACAGCAATCGGCAAACATACAATATTAACAGCGAATCATGTGGTCAATGATCAGCAAGCTCATAAACCGATGTCTCCTTCGAAGACTCAAAACTTAAAAATCGACTTATTACGAGAAGGTTCAAAAGTTGCACGTATTGTGGATGTTACTGGAGTTAAAATGATGCAATATGGCGATGTGGCATTGTTATATACAAATGAAGATCTTTCAAAATATATGACGATACGTAAAATCGCACCTGAAAGTGCTATTACAAATATCAAAGCCAATACACCGATTCGCTTGTATCATTATGGTTTGCCTTCAGGCAACTTTAAAAATGATCCGATGGGAACAATGTATCACTCTAAAGGTAAGTATTCAATGATGGCACGTAATGTGAATCCTATTGGTTATTATCAAATGATGGCGGAACCTGGTTCTTCAGGTGGCGCAATTTTAAATAGTAAAAATGAAGTTTTAGGCGTACATGCTTTTAGAATTGCTTCAGGAGATTATCAAAAATACAATCTCAATACAATGGCAGAACTAAGAGGCAAACTACGTAAAGAAGTAATTCAAAATATAAAATAA
- a CDS encoding MDR family MFS transporter, whose product MAQLEKRDKTLLIAILMVGSFVAILNQTLMTTALPSIMKQMHLTSSTVQWLTSIFMLVNGIMIPITAYLTQRFTTRTLYFSALTFFIIGSIICVATDQFNVILFGRAVQAMGAGILMPLMQTVLFLVYPADKRGQAMGMFGLVVGFAPAIGPTLSGWVVSQYSWKVIFYILLVVTIIDLLFALKYVKNVTDVTKPKLNVMSVTLSSLGFAALLFGFSEAGNLGWTNPLVYSMIIAGVIILTFFILKQLRMKEPFLNVRVFSYKSFTMNMILVCIVFISFIGSQTVLSFYMQDLHHFSPLKSGLALMPGGIITGILSPITGRIFDKYGGKFLSIAGLAIVVMTSFAFTQIDAHTSFTYITIFFAISLAANAMVFNPLTTAALNNLPRKLVPHGTSMNNTMRQVGAAMGSAMLVTVMNTAILNPHQYGIDGLVHGVRVAYIVICVIAVVGLLLAIFNPTSKKGYTEKS is encoded by the coding sequence GTGGCACAGTTAGAAAAACGTGATAAGACATTGCTCATCGCCATTTTAATGGTAGGTTCTTTTGTTGCAATTTTGAACCAAACATTGATGACAACTGCATTGCCTAGTATCATGAAACAAATGCATTTAACGAGTAGCACAGTACAATGGTTAACTTCTATATTTATGTTAGTAAATGGGATTATGATTCCAATCACTGCTTATTTAACACAACGTTTTACAACAAGAACGCTTTATTTTTCAGCGTTAACTTTCTTTATTATAGGTTCTATTATTTGTGTAGCTACCGATCAATTTAACGTCATTTTGTTTGGACGTGCAGTCCAAGCAATGGGCGCTGGTATTTTAATGCCTTTAATGCAAACGGTATTGTTCTTAGTGTATCCAGCAGACAAACGTGGTCAGGCTATGGGAATGTTTGGCTTAGTTGTTGGTTTTGCCCCTGCAATTGGACCGACACTTTCAGGTTGGGTTGTTTCTCAATATAGTTGGAAAGTGATTTTCTATATTTTATTAGTTGTAACTATCATTGACTTGTTATTCGCATTGAAATATGTGAAAAACGTGACAGATGTTACTAAACCAAAATTGAATGTAATGTCTGTAACACTATCTTCACTAGGATTTGCGGCATTATTATTTGGCTTTAGTGAAGCCGGAAATTTAGGATGGACCAATCCACTTGTTTATTCAATGATAATTGCGGGTGTGATAATTTTGACTTTCTTCATATTGAAACAATTAAGAATGAAAGAGCCATTCCTCAATGTTCGTGTCTTTAGTTATAAGTCATTTACAATGAATATGATTCTTGTATGTATTGTCTTTATTTCATTTATCGGCAGTCAAACGGTATTATCGTTCTATATGCAAGATTTACATCATTTTTCACCCTTGAAATCTGGTTTAGCATTGATGCCAGGCGGAATTATTACAGGTATCTTATCACCGATTACTGGGCGAATATTTGATAAATACGGTGGTAAGTTCTTATCTATTGCTGGTTTAGCAATTGTTGTTATGACATCATTCGCATTTACGCAAATAGATGCCCATACATCATTTACTTATATCACAATATTCTTTGCGATATCATTAGCTGCAAACGCGATGGTATTCAACCCATTAACAACTGCTGCATTAAATAACTTGCCGCGTAAATTAGTGCCACATGGTACATCAATGAATAATACAATGCGTCAAGTTGGTGCTGCAATGGGATCAGCAATGTTAGTTACTGTTATGAATACAGCGATATTAAATCCGCATCAATATGGTATTGATGGTTTAGTTCATGGTGTCCGTGTTGCGTACATTGTGATTTGTGTGATTGCTGTAGTTGGTTTGCTATTAGCTATCTTCAATCCAACATCTAAAAAGGGTTATACAGAAAAAAGTTAA